One stretch of Dissulfurimicrobium hydrothermale DNA includes these proteins:
- a CDS encoding F0F1 ATP synthase subunit epsilon, whose translation MANKILLEVVTPTRLVVSEEVDLVTAPGADGVFGVMANHTALLSTLKVGEMHYNADNKTVRLAVSGGFCEISNNRMTVLAEAAEISTEIDVERALRAKERAERRLQEAQQQREKIDVARAQAALARAMARLKVAGRQ comes from the coding sequence ATGGCTAATAAGATATTGCTTGAGGTTGTCACCCCGACGAGACTTGTTGTGAGCGAAGAAGTCGATCTCGTTACAGCCCCGGGAGCTGACGGGGTCTTTGGCGTGATGGCCAATCATACAGCTCTATTGTCCACCTTGAAGGTCGGCGAGATGCACTATAACGCCGACAACAAGACCGTGCGTCTGGCTGTATCGGGCGGTTTCTGTGAGATTTCCAACAACCGCATGACTGTTTTGGCCGAGGCGGCGGAGATTTCTACTGAAATTGATGTAGAGCGGGCATTAAGGGCAAAAGAGCGGGCCGAACGCAGGCTCCAAGAGGCGCAACAACAGAGGGAAAAGATCGATGTGGCAAGGGCACAGGCGGCATTGGCAAGGGCCATGGCGCGGCTTAAGGTGGCTGGGAGACAATAG
- the atpD gene encoding F0F1 ATP synthase subunit beta, with amino-acid sequence MATETTGNVGKIAQVIGPVVDVEFEPGHLPSILNGLLVTNPAISDEPDNLVIEAAQHLGDNMVRCIAMDTTDGLVRGMPVKDTGEPIKIPVGASTLGRIMNVVGRPVDGLGPINSETYYPIHRKAPAFVEQDTTVQVLETGIKVIDLLVPFPRGGKMGLFGGAGCGKTVIMMEMVHNIAMQHGGISVFCGAGERTREGNDLYQEMKHSGVLPKAALIYGQMTEPPGARARIGLTGLTAAEYFRDEQGQDVLFFIDNIFRFTQAGSEVSALLGRIPSAVGYQPTLATDLGALQERITSTTKGSITAVECVYVPADDLTDPAPATTFAHLDGTVVLSRQIAELGIYPAVDPLDSTSRILDPNILGEEHYRVARRLQQTLQKYKDLQDIIAILGMDELTDEDKLTVQRARKCQRFLSQPFHVAETFTGMKGKYVKVEDTVKGFGEILDGKHDELPEQAFYMVGTIEEAVEKAAKTA; translated from the coding sequence ATGGCCACTGAAACAACCGGAAATGTCGGCAAGATAGCCCAGGTGATCGGGCCAGTAGTTGACGTTGAGTTTGAGCCAGGGCATTTGCCCTCGATTTTGAATGGTCTTTTGGTAACGAACCCCGCTATAAGCGATGAACCTGATAATCTGGTTATTGAGGCTGCACAACACCTAGGCGACAATATGGTGAGGTGCATAGCGATGGATACCACAGACGGTCTTGTGCGCGGGATGCCCGTTAAAGATACTGGCGAGCCCATCAAGATACCAGTCGGTGCTTCTACGCTGGGCAGGATCATGAATGTCGTGGGGAGGCCCGTCGATGGTCTTGGGCCAATAAATTCGGAGACTTATTACCCTATTCACCGTAAGGCGCCAGCCTTTGTGGAGCAGGATACCACCGTCCAGGTCCTTGAGACGGGGATCAAGGTCATAGACCTCTTGGTGCCGTTCCCGAGAGGCGGCAAGATGGGGTTGTTTGGCGGCGCTGGATGCGGCAAGACTGTCATAATGATGGAGATGGTCCATAATATCGCCATGCAGCACGGCGGCATCTCGGTGTTTTGCGGTGCCGGAGAGCGTACACGTGAAGGAAACGACCTATATCAGGAGATGAAGCATTCAGGTGTTCTTCCAAAGGCGGCGCTCATATATGGACAGATGACCGAACCGCCCGGTGCGCGTGCGAGGATAGGTCTCACAGGTCTTACCGCCGCTGAATATTTCCGTGATGAACAAGGTCAGGATGTCTTGTTCTTTATTGACAACATCTTCCGCTTTACCCAGGCTGGTTCCGAGGTGTCAGCTCTCTTGGGTCGTATCCCGTCGGCAGTCGGTTATCAGCCGACACTTGCTACAGATCTCGGTGCCCTTCAAGAGCGCATTACATCGACGACGAAGGGATCCATTACAGCAGTTGAATGTGTGTACGTTCCGGCTGACGACCTTACAGATCCGGCGCCTGCAACCACATTCGCCCATCTTGACGGTACAGTCGTCCTTTCGCGTCAGATCGCAGAGCTCGGCATATATCCGGCGGTCGATCCTCTCGATTCCACATCGCGCATACTTGATCCCAATATCCTTGGAGAAGAGCATTATAGGGTTGCACGTAGGCTCCAGCAGACACTTCAGAAATACAAGGACCTCCAAGATATAATCGCTATCTTGGGCATGGACGAACTGACAGACGAGGATAAGCTAACAGTGCAGAGGGCCAGGAAGTGTCAGAGGTTCCTTTCGCAGCCGTTCCATGTGGCCGAGACCTTTACGGGCATGAAGGGTAAGTATGTAAAGGTCGAGGATACCGTTAAGGGCTTTGGCGAGATACTCGATGGTAAGCACGACGAGCTGCCGGAACAGGCGTTCTATATGGTCGGCACCATAGAGGAGGCGGTGGAAAAGGCCGCAAAGACTGCGTAA
- the atpG gene encoding ATP synthase F1 subunit gamma, which produces MPSLKDVKIKINGVKKTQQITKAMNMVAAAKLRGAQKRMEDFRPYAEKFTTVISELSGSANPNAFPLMAFRPVKKVLLLVVTSDRGLCGPFNSNLINAAEKFAKNQKNEGRDVALACIGRKGVNYFSKSQYDLLYKSVDVMSNVQMLNARQTGKEVMNLFLEQTVDEVQLLYGKFVNVVVQRPYFKRLLPISQKGLEDIEAQGNKTAVTYTYEPEPEQILNQLLPMYINVQIMHAMLETAASEQAARMTSMDNATRACKDMITSLTLIYNKARQSSITKELMDIVGGAEALKG; this is translated from the coding sequence ATGCCATCTCTCAAGGATGTAAAGATAAAGATCAATGGTGTCAAGAAAACTCAGCAGATAACCAAGGCCATGAACATGGTTGCTGCTGCCAAGCTTCGAGGGGCCCAGAAGAGGATGGAAGACTTCAGGCCCTATGCCGAGAAGTTCACGACCGTGATCTCTGAGCTGTCCGGATCGGCGAATCCTAACGCCTTCCCCCTTATGGCGTTCAGGCCTGTAAAGAAGGTCCTCTTGTTGGTCGTCACATCTGACAGAGGCCTTTGCGGGCCGTTTAATTCAAACCTGATTAATGCGGCTGAAAAGTTTGCAAAGAATCAGAAAAATGAAGGGCGCGATGTGGCCTTGGCATGCATAGGGCGTAAAGGTGTTAACTATTTCAGCAAGAGTCAATATGACCTACTCTATAAAAGCGTTGACGTCATGAGCAACGTTCAGATGCTTAATGCGAGACAGACAGGCAAAGAGGTCATGAATCTCTTTCTTGAACAGACGGTCGATGAAGTCCAGCTCCTTTACGGCAAATTCGTAAACGTGGTCGTTCAGCGGCCGTATTTCAAGAGGCTCCTGCCCATAAGTCAGAAAGGCCTTGAAGATATCGAGGCGCAGGGCAACAAGACTGCCGTTACTTATACCTACGAGCCTGAGCCGGAGCAGATATTAAACCAATTATTACCGATGTATATAAATGTACAGATAATGCATGCCATGCTTGAAACCGCTGCAAGTGAACAGGCAGCCAGGATGACGTCAATGGACAATGCAACCAGGGCGTGCAAAGACATGATCACTAGTCTTACATTGATTTACAACAAGGCCAGGCAGTCATCGATAACCAAGGAACTGATGGATATAGTCGGCGGCGCAGAGGCCCTCAAGGGTTAG
- the atpA gene encoding F0F1 ATP synthase subunit alpha translates to MAQIRAEEISDIIKKQIQGYEKTIDLAETGTVLSVGDNVARVYGVRNCMAMELLEFPGGVMGLALNLEQDNVGVAVMGSIEGIKEGDLVKRTGRIAQVPVGEAMLGRVVDALGNPIDGKGPIAAKEFRRIEMKAPGVIDRKSVHEPCYTGLKAIDAMTPVGRGQRELILGDRQIGKTAIGVDAIIAQKNTDVYCIYVAIGQKQATVALVAEALRRNGAMEYTTIVAASASEPASLQYLSAFSGCAMGEYFRDNGKHALIVYDDLSKQAVAYRELSLLLRRPPGREAYPGDIFYNHSRLLERASKLNDALGAGSLTALPIIETQQGDVSAFIPTNVISITDGQVYLEPSLFFAGIRPAINVGLSVSRVGGAAQVKAMKQVAGTLRLDLAQYRELAAFAQFGSDLDKATQQQLNRGERLVEILKQPQYQPLPMEKQVTILFAGTRGLLDELPVASLQEFEQELYAFIEKKHIDIFNELKEKQVISDELDKKMRAAIQECVKEFKANRNL, encoded by the coding sequence ATGGCACAGATAAGAGCAGAAGAAATCAGTGACATCATAAAGAAGCAGATACAGGGCTACGAAAAGACGATTGATCTGGCCGAAACCGGTACCGTCTTGTCGGTTGGTGACAACGTCGCGCGTGTTTACGGGGTCAGAAACTGCATGGCCATGGAGCTTTTGGAGTTTCCTGGCGGGGTCATGGGGCTTGCGCTTAACCTCGAGCAGGACAACGTGGGCGTTGCCGTTATGGGCAGTATCGAGGGGATCAAGGAGGGTGATCTGGTCAAGAGGACCGGGAGAATTGCCCAAGTTCCTGTGGGTGAGGCTATGCTTGGCCGCGTGGTCGACGCCCTTGGCAATCCGATCGACGGTAAGGGTCCTATTGCGGCAAAGGAGTTTCGCCGTATCGAAATGAAGGCCCCCGGCGTTATCGACCGCAAGAGTGTCCATGAGCCGTGTTATACAGGACTTAAGGCAATAGACGCCATGACACCTGTCGGCAGAGGACAGCGTGAATTGATCCTCGGGGATCGTCAGATCGGCAAGACCGCTATCGGCGTGGATGCCATTATTGCTCAGAAAAATACCGACGTCTACTGTATTTATGTAGCCATAGGACAGAAACAGGCGACCGTTGCATTGGTCGCCGAGGCGCTCCGCCGCAACGGCGCAATGGAATATACCACCATAGTAGCGGCTAGCGCCAGCGAGCCAGCATCCCTGCAGTATCTGTCCGCATTCTCAGGCTGTGCCATGGGCGAGTACTTCAGAGACAACGGCAAACATGCCCTTATCGTCTATGACGATCTATCCAAACAGGCTGTCGCGTATCGTGAGCTTTCCCTGCTCCTAAGGCGTCCACCGGGACGTGAGGCATATCCCGGCGATATTTTTTATAATCACTCGCGGCTCCTTGAGCGCGCGTCAAAATTGAATGATGCGCTCGGGGCTGGCAGCCTGACCGCTCTGCCTATTATTGAGACGCAGCAGGGTGACGTTTCTGCATTCATTCCGACGAACGTCATTTCCATTACGGACGGCCAGGTTTATCTTGAGCCGTCGCTTTTCTTCGCCGGTATAAGGCCTGCAATCAACGTCGGGCTCTCTGTCTCAAGGGTCGGCGGTGCTGCCCAGGTAAAGGCCATGAAACAGGTTGCGGGTACTTTGCGTCTCGATCTGGCTCAATACCGTGAACTCGCGGCCTTTGCGCAGTTCGGCAGTGATCTTGACAAGGCCACACAGCAGCAACTTAACAGGGGCGAACGCCTGGTTGAGATACTCAAGCAACCTCAATATCAACCGCTCCCGATGGAGAAGCAGGTGACTATCCTCTTTGCCGGTACAAGGGGCCTGCTTGATGAATTGCCTGTAGCGTCGCTTCAGGAGTTCGAGCAGGAACTTTACGCCTTTATTGAGAAGAAACATATCGATATATTCAATGAATTGAAAGAAAAACAGGTGATCTCCGACGAACTCGACAAAAAGATGCGTGCGGCGATTCAGGAGTGCGTCAAGGAGTTTAAGGCAAATCGCAATTTATAA
- the atpH gene encoding ATP synthase F1 subunit delta, protein MTSAVIAKRYAKALFFVAKESGKLTDFGATLKEISVFLARNPDVELALVSPVYPLGLKQDIVNQLIKAFKVEDVLANFLRLLVERRRIQNFTQICQSFSELVDEEMGVVRAVVKTVVPMPKDLQGKFAEILAKISGKKVALELQEDPSIIGGVVASIGDMVWDGSIRSQLQGFRESIERGDLG, encoded by the coding sequence TTGACCAGCGCAGTGATAGCAAAAAGATACGCAAAGGCCCTTTTCTTTGTTGCAAAGGAAAGCGGCAAGCTTACGGATTTCGGTGCAACACTGAAAGAAATAAGCGTTTTCCTGGCAAGGAATCCCGATGTAGAGCTGGCCTTGGTGAGTCCTGTATATCCTCTGGGGCTCAAGCAGGATATCGTCAATCAGCTCATCAAGGCCTTCAAGGTGGAAGATGTCCTGGCTAATTTCCTGCGCCTATTAGTTGAACGCCGCAGGATCCAGAATTTCACCCAGATATGTCAGTCATTTAGTGAGCTTGTTGATGAAGAGATGGGTGTCGTCAGGGCGGTGGTCAAGACCGTAGTGCCTATGCCCAAAGATCTTCAAGGGAAATTCGCCGAGATCTTGGCGAAGATCAGCGGCAAAAAGGTTGCGCTGGAATTGCAAGAAGATCCCTCCATCATTGGCGGAGTAGTGGCCAGCATAGGTGATATGGTTTGGGATGGAAGTATAAGAAGTCAGCTTCAAGGCTTTAGAGAATCTATAGAGAGGGGTGATCTGGGATAA
- the atpF gene encoding F0F1 ATP synthase subunit B, with product MLGRRGLHWLLSGLFGLCVCVFCLVFSGPVYRAGAAEEAAAVRSAPDVATVPAQQVQFVKEAAAQAPSSGGHEAAASGEEGEGHHGLTHSQIMNFIWHCLNFTILVIVLVKYLRKPITDALNGRRESIKAAFDELESKRREAERKYAEYEKRLSGMDAEAARILKSFVEQGEAEKAKIIAQANDAAERIKAQVELYVQQELSKARDQLKKEVAELAVKMAEDLIRKNITEQDHHRLITEYLERVVTKN from the coding sequence ATGCTTGGGCGGAGGGGTCTGCATTGGTTGTTGTCCGGGCTGTTTGGTCTATGTGTATGTGTTTTTTGTTTGGTTTTTTCCGGTCCTGTTTATCGTGCCGGCGCCGCTGAAGAGGCCGCAGCTGTGCGGTCTGCCCCTGATGTTGCAACAGTGCCGGCGCAGCAGGTTCAGTTTGTGAAGGAGGCTGCTGCACAGGCTCCTTCTTCCGGAGGGCATGAGGCCGCAGCCAGTGGTGAAGAAGGCGAGGGTCATCACGGACTCACACACAGTCAGATAATGAATTTTATCTGGCACTGTTTGAATTTTACCATATTGGTCATAGTACTGGTCAAATATCTGCGCAAACCCATCACTGACGCCCTGAACGGCCGCCGCGAGTCCATAAAGGCTGCGTTTGATGAGCTTGAATCCAAACGGCGGGAGGCGGAGCGCAAATATGCAGAGTATGAAAAAAGACTTTCAGGCATGGATGCAGAGGCGGCAAGGATACTGAAGTCTTTTGTAGAGCAGGGTGAGGCCGAAAAGGCTAAGATTATAGCGCAGGCCAATGATGCAGCCGAGCGTATAAAGGCGCAGGTTGAGCTCTATGTACAGCAGGAGCTTTCAAAGGCCAGGGATCAGCTCAAAAAAGAGGTTGCCGAACTGGCTGTAAAGATGGCCGAAGATCTGATAAGAAAGAATATAACTGAGCAGGATCATCATCGTCTTATAACCGAATATCTAGAAAGGGTGGTGACTAAAAATTGA
- a CDS encoding F0F1 ATP synthase subunit B family protein: MINLDISLWVEVISVLVLMAILNSMLFKPIRRILEERRSKMDAIQADADRFARNAEQILDSFNKKMAEARKSGQSEKERLKGEARKMERELLESSGKEADAAKQRLMAELSAQIDSTRKDLSAKIEMFAAEIAQKLLGRAI, from the coding sequence ATGATAAATTTAGATATTTCCTTGTGGGTAGAGGTGATCTCCGTATTGGTGCTCATGGCTATCTTGAATTCCATGCTCTTTAAGCCCATCCGCCGTATCTTGGAGGAGCGGCGTTCAAAGATGGATGCCATCCAGGCGGATGCCGATAGATTTGCGCGCAATGCGGAGCAGATCCTTGATTCATTCAACAAGAAGATGGCAGAGGCAAGGAAGTCCGGTCAGTCAGAGAAGGAACGTCTCAAGGGAGAGGCCAGGAAGATGGAGCGGGAACTCCTGGAGTCCAGCGGCAAAGAGGCCGATGCTGCAAAGCAGCGGCTAATGGCTGAGCTGTCGGCGCAGATTGACAGCACCAGAAAGGATCTTTCCGCCAAGATCGAGATGTTTGCTGCCGAGATAGCACAAAAACTGCTGGGGAGGGCTATTTGA
- a CDS encoding radical SAM protein, with the protein MPLLVAETFLSLQGEGVFAGRPCFFIRLSGCNLRCNYCDTTYAYSGGEERELASLLAEWQASGVGLVEVTGGEPLLQKETVPLMETLLSSGATVLLETNGSLPLVRVPRGVIKIVDRKTPGSGMKEAWHEENTRYIDMKDQIKFVITGRDDYEWAVALVRNSSLFLYTQVLFSPAWRLLDPAELASWILADRLDIRLQLQLHKILWGDKRGK; encoded by the coding sequence GTGCCACTTTTGGTTGCTGAGACCTTTTTGAGCCTACAGGGTGAAGGTGTCTTTGCGGGCCGGCCTTGTTTTTTCATCCGCCTCTCGGGATGCAACCTGAGGTGTAATTATTGCGATACGACCTATGCCTATTCGGGCGGTGAGGAGCGGGAACTGGCGTCCTTACTAGCCGAATGGCAGGCAAGTGGCGTAGGACTTGTGGAGGTTACAGGTGGGGAGCCTCTTTTACAGAAAGAGACTGTCCCGCTTATGGAGACCCTCCTGTCTTCCGGTGCGACGGTACTGTTGGAGACGAATGGGAGTCTACCCTTGGTCCGTGTTCCAAGGGGTGTGATCAAGATAGTGGACCGCAAGACCCCTGGAAGTGGCATGAAAGAGGCGTGGCATGAAGAAAATACCCGCTATATCGACATGAAAGACCAGATCAAGTTCGTCATAACCGGACGCGATGATTACGAATGGGCCGTTGCTTTGGTAAGGAATTCCTCTCTTTTTTTATATACCCAGGTCCTTTTTTCGCCGGCATGGCGGCTTTTGGATCCTGCTGAGTTGGCGTCGTGGATATTGGCTGACAGACTGGATATCCGGCTGCAACTCCAGCTGCATAAAATCTTATGGGGGGATAAAAGAGGGAAATAA
- the queD gene encoding 6-carboxytetrahydropterin synthase QueD, which translates to MFEIFIKTHFSAAHYLRNYPGNCEHLHGHNWDVEVVVGAEGLNEIDVGIDFRDLKKSVHDVLAGLDHTNLNDHPAFKAYNPSSERLAEYIYKMVKGVISGFKGVRLLRVTVCETPMTGVTYVEP; encoded by the coding sequence ATGTTTGAGATATTCATCAAGACCCACTTTTCAGCAGCGCATTACCTCAGAAATTATCCCGGGAATTGTGAACACCTCCATGGACATAATTGGGATGTAGAGGTGGTGGTGGGGGCTGAAGGGCTGAATGAGATAGACGTCGGCATAGACTTTCGTGATCTAAAGAAGTCCGTACACGATGTGCTGGCCGGATTGGATCATACTAATCTAAACGATCATCCTGCATTTAAGGCATACAATCCGTCTTCCGAGAGACTTGCTGAATATATATACAAGATGGTCAAAGGTGTCATTTCAGGGTTCAAGGGCGTAAGACTCCTGCGGGTGACGGTCTGTGAGACGCCCATGACAGGTGTTACATACGTTGAGCCTTAG
- a CDS encoding YggS family pyridoxal phosphate-dependent enzyme, producing MSYDNKLIAGRIKEISARAAEAALRAGRDPGDVRLMAVTKTVSPDAIEVAILAGQTLFGENYVNEARGKISLLASRHPMVSWHLIGHLQTNKAGPAVGLFDCIETLDSIKLASVLDSKARASGRRLSVFIQVNIGEDVAKFGVPPGRLDEFLKGLAAFPHLAVSGLMTITPWTDDPEDARPWFRALRELRDKVSEEAGVFIKELSMGMSRDFETAIEEGATIVRVGSAIFGPRYRLKI from the coding sequence ATGTCATATGATAATAAATTGATAGCGGGGCGCATTAAGGAGATCTCGGCAAGGGCGGCGGAGGCTGCATTGAGGGCCGGGCGTGATCCCGGCGATGTCAGGCTTATGGCTGTGACGAAAACCGTGTCTCCAGATGCAATCGAGGTGGCGATTCTTGCAGGACAGACGCTTTTCGGCGAAAACTACGTCAATGAGGCAAGGGGTAAGATAAGCTTGCTTGCCAGCCGTCACCCAATGGTGAGTTGGCACCTTATAGGTCATCTTCAAACCAATAAGGCAGGGCCGGCTGTAGGTCTGTTTGATTGCATCGAGACGCTTGATAGCATCAAATTGGCCAGTGTCCTCGATAGCAAGGCCAGGGCCAGCGGCAGGAGGCTATCCGTTTTCATCCAGGTGAATATTGGAGAAGACGTCGCCAAATTCGGCGTGCCGCCCGGTAGGCTTGACGAATTCTTGAAGGGGCTTGCTGCATTTCCACACCTTGCCGTCTCGGGTCTTATGACCATAACGCCATGGACTGACGACCCTGAGGATGCAAGGCCATGGTTTAGGGCGCTTCGTGAGCTCAGGGACAAGGTCTCAGAGGAGGCTGGCGTCTTTATAAAGGAGCTGTCGATGGGTATGTCGCGCGACTTTGAAACGGCCATAGAAGAAGGCGCTACTATCGTGCGTGTCGGGTCGGCCATATTCGGGCCGAGGTACCGTTTGAAGATCTGA
- the aroD gene encoding type I 3-dehydroquinate dehydratase, whose product MYGLGVKDPDRKIGPKICVSLSGSSVEAMLQALKDSTPYADLAEIRLDAVSDTKRLDIGVLIKNSPLPLIFTNRPFWEGGGFSGDEADRLRPLLEAARSGAEFIDIELRAEPRIRSSILKEARRCGCKVIASFHDFSGTPDDSLLLRAIEESCDIGADIAKIAVMARSEDDVRRVLSLYFRRPSGRTGSIPLIAFAMGPLGRASRLACVFLGSYLTFASPAGGAETAPGQIPLREMRAMVDYLSGRQPELTF is encoded by the coding sequence ATGTATGGACTGGGCGTGAAGGACCCTGATAGAAAGATAGGCCCGAAGATATGTGTCTCGCTCTCAGGGTCTTCAGTGGAGGCCATGTTACAGGCGCTTAAGGACTCCACCCCCTATGCCGATCTCGCCGAAATAAGGCTTGATGCCGTTTCAGATACCAAACGCCTTGATATAGGGGTGCTGATAAAAAACAGCCCGTTGCCGCTTATCTTTACCAATAGGCCTTTCTGGGAGGGGGGAGGGTTTTCAGGGGATGAAGCGGACAGGTTGAGACCACTGCTCGAAGCTGCAAGATCCGGAGCGGAGTTTATTGATATAGAATTAAGGGCCGAGCCTCGCATCCGTTCGTCAATATTGAAAGAGGCCAGGCGTTGCGGTTGTAAGGTTATTGCCTCATTTCACGACTTTTCCGGCACCCCGGACGACAGCCTCCTTTTAAGGGCTATTGAGGAATCGTGCGATATAGGTGCGGACATCGCAAAGATAGCGGTTATGGCGAGGTCTGAGGACGATGTGAGACGTGTCCTGTCGCTTTATTTCAGGCGGCCGTCGGGGAGGACGGGCAGCATCCCCTTGATAGCCTTTGCAATGGGGCCTTTGGGCAGGGCGAGCAGGCTTGCGTGTGTCTTCCTCGGTTCATATCTGACCTTTGCATCACCGGCGGGCGGTGCAGAGACCGCACCCGGTCAGATACCCTTAAGAGAGATGAGGGCCATGGTTGATTATCTATCGGGCCGCCAGCCTGAGTTGACCTTTTAG
- a CDS encoding flagellar hook-length control protein FliK: protein MQILPQVLDIQIDAVSPGIKSDITAMTSNRSDSPFQDLLRTNQRADTKVANQPWDQNKKAASSSSPMAMAANQPYGQDAAKSPDKNGPSEAGSSSGKIPKDTETARTNQGTAVQRAGEIAGKTDETKKDDKADNGCMDTTDIILAAITIGQQGVTVKNVQTTDHVQGGNAEPGMTKTVSTKNDPIPTDATYIQDDMPSGLLNASPLATQAASLMQQPAAQTSARGPASQNVSQEIIKMAADKPSMEPHNITPKLLSTDVELGAMPSMTGKTSQDTTLIPDKGADQTQQSSSQTSATSLGTALPGKDPAAQTSATNRVDRVDKNTTWLMDNQGVTKADKAAVTPLSAAADATGSHRQISGQANLQDTQTDGAANAAEIAVQPIQAPKDQKISRTPQDTKDAAAATQSVTDGGKASGPKIVDAGNRQDGAWINTESDSAERTAKPQDDKTTKAQDQTPGQQFAVAANNAADNTSSGVTHTHIEMIDKKDLAQVIKDQVFSNLSAGDKHVVLHLDPPDLGKIRIDLTITGNNELKATFAADHPDVRNIIQGQMDGLKSHLDQKGFNVTQLKVDGGTQTNFTSLDQGGQGDPGNWAQEVIRRPFSRNDTGKDDINATTDGLAQNASTARYGTQNGGINLII from the coding sequence ATGCAAATACTGCCACAAGTTCTTGATATCCAGATAGACGCCGTTTCGCCGGGCATAAAATCAGACATCACAGCAATGACATCCAATAGAAGTGACAGCCCATTTCAAGACCTCCTGAGGACGAATCAAAGGGCTGATACAAAAGTGGCGAACCAGCCATGGGATCAAAACAAAAAGGCTGCATCTTCATCATCCCCTATGGCTATGGCCGCTAACCAGCCCTACGGACAAGATGCCGCAAAGTCACCAGACAAAAACGGCCCATCCGAAGCCGGGTCTTCTTCCGGCAAAATCCCCAAAGACACAGAGACGGCCCGGACAAACCAAGGTACAGCGGTACAACGGGCTGGAGAAATTGCGGGCAAGACCGATGAGACCAAAAAAGATGATAAGGCTGATAATGGCTGCATGGATACCACGGACATTATCCTTGCAGCGATCACCATTGGACAGCAGGGTGTAACTGTGAAAAATGTCCAGACAACAGATCATGTTCAGGGCGGCAACGCCGAACCCGGCATGACAAAGACTGTATCAACAAAAAACGATCCCATCCCCACAGATGCAACATATATACAGGACGATATGCCCTCAGGTCTGCTGAATGCATCGCCCCTGGCAACACAAGCGGCATCTCTTATGCAACAGCCTGCGGCACAGACATCGGCAAGAGGCCCGGCCAGTCAGAATGTATCACAGGAAATAATAAAGATGGCGGCAGACAAACCCTCAATGGAACCACACAATATAACGCCAAAATTACTATCAACAGACGTTGAGTTAGGCGCAATGCCGTCTATGACCGGTAAAACCAGCCAGGATACCACCCTGATACCGGATAAAGGCGCGGACCAGACACAGCAATCATCATCTCAGACCTCTGCGACATCTCTCGGCACCGCGCTGCCAGGCAAAGACCCAGCCGCTCAGACAAGCGCAACTAACAGGGTTGACAGGGTTGACAAAAATACAACCTGGTTAATGGACAACCAAGGTGTTACAAAGGCGGACAAGGCTGCCGTGACCCCGTTGTCCGCGGCAGCGGATGCAACCGGCAGCCACAGACAGATATCCGGACAGGCCAATTTGCAGGACACACAGACAGACGGCGCAGCAAATGCGGCAGAAATTGCAGTGCAACCCATTCAAGCCCCAAAAGACCAGAAGATTTCAAGGACGCCTCAAGATACAAAGGACGCCGCTGCAGCAACTCAATCCGTAACCGACGGCGGCAAGGCGTCTGGGCCAAAGATTGTAGACGCCGGCAACAGGCAAGACGGCGCCTGGATCAACACTGAATCGGACAGCGCTGAAAGGACCGCTAAACCCCAGGATGATAAGACTACAAAGGCCCAGGACCAGACACCCGGCCAACAGTTTGCTGTGGCGGCCAACAATGCCGCTGACAACACCTCCAGCGGCGTCACCCACACACACATAGAAATGATAGACAAAAAAGACCTGGCGCAGGTCATTAAAGATCAGGTCTTTTCAAACCTGAGCGCCGGCGACAAACATGTGGTGCTTCACCTGGACCCACCTGACCTCGGAAAGATAAGGATTGACCTTACCATTACCGGCAATAATGAATTGAAGGCCACGTTTGCAGCCGATCACCCTGACGTCAGAAACATCATCCAGGGACAGATGGACGGGCTTAAAAGCCATCTTGACCAAAAGGGTTTCAATGTCACGCAGCTCAAGGTCGACGGCGGTACCCAGACTAACTTCACCTCCCTTGATCAGGGAGGACAAGGCGACCCAGGCAACTGGGCACAGGAGGTCATCAGGCGACCCTTTTCAAGAAATGATACAGGAAAGGATGATATAAACGCCACAACAGACGGCCTTGCACAAAACGCCTCTACGGCCCGGTACGGGACTCAAAACGGTGGTATCAATCTAATAATATAA